A single window of Vibrio stylophorae DNA harbors:
- a CDS encoding DUF1244 domain-containing protein, translated as MAQFKYQALTQAQQDQLDAQVFRRLLAHLDANKDVQNIDLMILAGFCRNCFSKWYLAEAEQQGLNLDIDDARERVYGMTYDEWKQNHQPPATPEQLAAFEAKQKQ; from the coding sequence ATGGCTCAATTTAAATACCAAGCACTTACACAAGCGCAGCAAGACCAGCTCGATGCGCAAGTTTTCCGTCGTTTATTGGCGCACCTTGATGCCAACAAAGATGTGCAAAATATCGATCTGATGATTTTGGCGGGATTTTGCCGAAACTGCTTTAGTAAGTGGTACCTAGCCGAAGCGGAACAACAAGGTTTGAATCTGGATATCGATGATGCCCGCGAGCGCGTTTACGGCATGACCTACGATGAATGGAAACAAAACCATCAACCACCGGCAACACCAGAGCAGCTCGCCGCTTTTGAAGCAAAACAAAAGCAATAA